In Pedobacter sp. WC2423, the following are encoded in one genomic region:
- a CDS encoding lactate utilization protein C → MSRDKILAALRENQPELVPLPAAMPLARVEILELQAKFKVMAEGIGSTVHLVDEFAAIQPLITAQFSGEKRIISTVKELVSADIPGFEFDPDPHSYADTDVAIFKSLIGVAENSALWLTEEQMGIRVLPFITQHMVMIVPLSAIVPDMHTAYQKIGEAEYDFGTFIAGPSKTADIEQSLVLGAHGPRSMTIFIYA, encoded by the coding sequence ATGAGCAGAGATAAAATATTAGCCGCATTAAGAGAAAACCAACCAGAATTAGTCCCTCTGCCAGCTGCAATGCCATTAGCACGTGTAGAGATACTTGAACTTCAGGCTAAATTTAAGGTAATGGCCGAAGGAATAGGAAGTACAGTACATCTGGTTGATGAATTTGCAGCGATACAACCTTTAATTACAGCACAGTTTTCAGGAGAAAAAAGAATAATTTCTACTGTAAAAGAATTAGTATCTGCTGATATTCCCGGCTTTGAGTTTGATCCGGATCCGCATAGTTATGCAGATACAGACGTCGCCATTTTTAAATCATTAATCGGAGTTGCAGAAAACTCAGCGCTCTGGCTTACTGAAGAGCAAATGGGCATCAGGGTTTTACCTTTTATTACCCAGCACATGGTGATGATAGTGCCGCTTTCGGCAATAGTTCCCGATATGCACACTGCCTATCAGAAAATCGGAGAAGCTGAATATGACTTTGGAACTTTTATCGCAGGGCCATCCAAGACCGCAGATATAGAACAATCATTGGTTTTGGGGGCCCATGGGCCAAGAAGTATGACTATATTTATTTATGCTTAA
- a CDS encoding carbohydrate porin, with product MKKIILLGLATLLAAPTFAQTDSLFKKRFNLHFQQTVITQTKPGFSAPYSGTNSLSTAHETATSFTTTLFGGARLWKGAEAYFNPEMSGGKGFSQAVGIAGFTNGETFRIGSPEPAIYIARAYLVQTFGWGKEVDTLADDANQLASYRKKKYFSITAGKFGLSDFFDNNAFSHDARSQFMNWSLMANGAWDYPANTRGYVFGVVFELGQPTWALRLATTMVTTTANGAIWDGKIGKAHAFTLEYEKRYQLSGQKGTLRVLGYDNAAKMGDYRLAVAQNPIAPDITGTRAYGRNKYGFGINIEQNINTNLGVFAKTSYNDGKTETWAFTEIDRSVSLGAILKGDSWNQKNAEIGLAFVGNGISKDHRDYLAHGGYGFIIGDGKLNYAPEMIAETYYKVNVYQKKFFLSPDYQFVLHPAYNKDRGPVHVFSLRAHVEF from the coding sequence ATGAAGAAGATCATATTATTGGGTTTAGCCACTTTACTGGCAGCACCAACTTTCGCACAAACAGATAGCCTGTTTAAAAAAAGATTTAACCTCCATTTCCAGCAAACTGTAATTACGCAGACTAAACCTGGATTTAGTGCACCATATTCCGGTACGAACAGTCTTTCTACTGCTCATGAGACAGCCACCTCTTTTACAACAACCTTATTTGGAGGGGCCAGGTTATGGAAAGGAGCAGAAGCCTATTTCAATCCGGAGATGTCTGGCGGGAAAGGATTTAGTCAGGCTGTAGGCATAGCGGGTTTTACAAATGGGGAAACCTTCAGGATTGGCTCTCCTGAACCAGCGATTTATATTGCCAGAGCTTACCTTGTTCAAACCTTTGGCTGGGGAAAGGAAGTAGATACCCTGGCTGATGATGCCAATCAACTGGCCAGTTACCGCAAAAAGAAATACTTCTCTATTACTGCTGGTAAATTTGGATTAAGTGATTTCTTCGATAACAATGCTTTTAGCCACGATGCGAGATCACAGTTTATGAACTGGTCACTCATGGCAAATGGCGCTTGGGACTATCCTGCCAATACAAGAGGCTATGTGTTCGGAGTCGTATTCGAATTAGGACAGCCAACCTGGGCATTACGTTTGGCCACCACAATGGTTACCACGACAGCTAATGGAGCAATTTGGGATGGAAAAATAGGCAAAGCACATGCATTCACACTTGAATATGAAAAGCGGTATCAGCTTAGCGGACAAAAGGGAACACTGCGTGTATTAGGCTATGACAACGCTGCAAAAATGGGAGATTACCGTTTAGCAGTTGCACAAAACCCAATCGCACCGGATATTACGGGGACCCGTGCTTATGGCAGAAATAAATATGGGTTTGGAATTAATATAGAGCAGAATATCAATACTAATCTTGGTGTTTTCGCTAAAACAAGTTATAACGATGGGAAAACTGAAACGTGGGCTTTTACAGAAATCGACAGATCAGTAAGTTTAGGCGCAATTTTAAAGGGAGATAGCTGGAATCAAAAAAATGCAGAGATTGGTCTTGCCTTTGTAGGGAATGGAATTTCCAAAGATCACCGTGATTATCTTGCACACGGGGGATATGGATTTATCATCGGTGATGGCAAGTTAAACTATGCTCCTGAAATGATTGCTGAAACTTATTATAAGGTTAATGTGTACCAGAAGAAATTCTTCCTGTCTCCGGATTACCAGTTTGTATTGCATCCTGCCTACAATAAAGACCGCGGGCCTGTTCATGTTTTCTCTTTAAGAGCACATGTAGAATTTTAA
- a CDS encoding Rrf2 family transcriptional regulator, with protein sequence MGIFSKTCEYAIRSVFFIAHRTAGERGRVGIKEIALGIDSPEPFLAKILQDLSRRGIVQSTKGPNGGFYVDSTSLERPLSDIVAAVDGNDIFYGCGLGLKQCSEINPCPLHNEFKDIRNKIYLMLHETKIGEFNHELMNGMLSLKK encoded by the coding sequence ATGGGAATATTTTCAAAAACTTGTGAGTATGCAATCAGGTCGGTTTTTTTCATTGCACACAGAACAGCCGGAGAGCGGGGCAGGGTAGGCATTAAAGAAATTGCATTGGGGATAGATTCACCTGAACCTTTCCTGGCAAAGATCTTACAGGATTTAAGCCGTAGAGGGATTGTGCAATCTACGAAAGGTCCCAATGGCGGATTTTACGTCGATAGTACTTCTTTAGAGAGACCTTTAAGTGATATTGTTGCCGCTGTAGATGGAAATGATATATTTTATGGTTGCGGTCTGGGACTGAAACAATGTTCAGAAATCAATCCATGTCCATTACATAATGAGTTTAAGGATATCCGGAACAAGATCTACCTGATGCTGCATGAAACCAAAATAGGAGAGTTCAATCACGAGCTCATGAATGGAATGCTCTCCCTGAAAAAATAA
- a CDS encoding porin family protein, whose product MKKIFILAIGLFVATAANAQDKIKFGVKAGLNLSDIIKGDGNNNFDTKVKTGFNAGVTVEIPLIAGLAFTPEVLYSQKGYKLTSSLGEFRQTTSFIDVPILASFRLGSSFNIVAGPQVSFLLSTKNKFDNGFGTVEQTNVERDSDRFKKSLVGGLIGFRYDINEKFDIHGRYALDFQKNNENGTSSTPEFRNQVFSVGVGIKF is encoded by the coding sequence ATGAAAAAGATCTTTATTTTGGCTATTGGCCTTTTTGTAGCTACAGCAGCAAATGCACAGGATAAGATTAAATTTGGTGTTAAAGCCGGTTTAAATCTATCAGACATTATCAAAGGTGATGGCAACAACAACTTCGACACCAAAGTAAAAACAGGCTTTAATGCAGGTGTTACTGTAGAGATTCCATTAATTGCGGGACTAGCCTTCACACCAGAGGTGCTGTACTCACAAAAGGGCTACAAATTAACTTCTTCCTTAGGAGAGTTCAGACAAACAACAAGCTTTATTGACGTACCTATTCTGGCTAGTTTCAGATTGGGAAGCAGCTTTAATATTGTTGCTGGTCCACAGGTTTCTTTCTTATTGTCTACTAAAAACAAGTTTGACAATGGATTCGGAACTGTAGAACAAACCAATGTAGAGAGAGATTCAGACAGATTTAAGAAAAGTCTGGTTGGTGGTCTGATCGGTTTCAGATATGATATCAATGAGAAATTTGATATTCATGGACGTTATGCGCTGGATTTCCAGAAAAACAACGAAAATGGAACATCTTCTACACCAGAATTCAGGAATCAGGTATTCTCTGTTGGTGTAGGTATTAAATTTTAA
- a CDS encoding glycoside hydrolase family 3 protein, with protein MIQKKFPVFIVVLLFFAFSVQAQKKSYIQSLDEPNHWVDSVMHKLKKRHKIAQLFFVRAHTNKGQAFEDSVGLVIKRERIGGLVFFQGGPGRQAILTNKYQALARTPLLIASDGEWGLGMRLDSTIAYPYQMALGAIQDKELIYKMGLEVAKDYKRIGMQMNLSPDVDINNNPKNPIINYRSFGEDKYNVAVKAGAYLKGMQDGGLLVTLKHFPGHGDTDVDSHYDLPQLNFTKARLDSLEIYPFKELIREGAAGVMIAHMNIPSLDNTPNLPSTLSKPIVTDLLKGELGFRGLVVTDAMEMKGVVKNFKDGEADVMGVIAGNDILELSENSKRAVKLVRQAVRDGRISMERIDESVRKILVAKYWAGVYKRDTVSTHNVAAEVNRAESLALLQQLADASMTILNGDGGIKSLDLAKRTAIISIGTPDVTVFQRESGKLYQNCMFFSLDKTANANTVAGVMKQLAGFDQVIIGIHDTRLRPGNGMELSGDLKMLIRDMAARNTVFALFANPYNLAGLPGIENAKSLVVGYQKEGYMQKAAAEVIGHVKVATGKLPVTVNNFFRFNAGL; from the coding sequence ATGATTCAAAAAAAGTTCCCCGTATTTATAGTAGTGCTATTATTCTTCGCCTTTTCTGTTCAGGCACAAAAGAAATCTTATATCCAGAGTTTAGATGAACCTAACCATTGGGTAGATTCTGTAATGCATAAATTAAAAAAACGGCATAAAATTGCGCAATTGTTTTTTGTAAGGGCACATACCAATAAAGGACAGGCCTTCGAAGACTCTGTTGGACTCGTGATCAAACGGGAACGTATTGGTGGATTAGTTTTCTTTCAGGGCGGCCCCGGCAGACAGGCTATTTTAACCAATAAGTACCAGGCATTGGCACGTACGCCTTTGTTAATTGCTTCTGATGGAGAATGGGGATTAGGCATGCGTTTGGACAGTACAATCGCTTATCCTTATCAAATGGCACTGGGTGCTATACAAGATAAAGAGCTGATTTATAAAATGGGGCTGGAAGTCGCTAAAGATTATAAAAGAATAGGCATGCAGATGAATCTTTCACCTGATGTTGATATTAATAATAACCCTAAAAATCCGATTATCAATTACCGTTCTTTCGGAGAGGACAAATATAATGTAGCAGTGAAAGCTGGTGCTTATCTTAAAGGGATGCAGGATGGCGGATTATTGGTAACGCTCAAACATTTTCCTGGTCACGGAGATACCGATGTAGATTCGCATTATGATCTTCCTCAGCTTAATTTTACTAAAGCCCGTTTAGATAGTTTGGAAATATATCCTTTCAAAGAGTTAATCCGGGAAGGTGCTGCAGGTGTAATGATTGCGCATATGAACATCCCATCGCTGGATAATACACCAAACCTTCCATCCACTTTGTCAAAACCTATTGTGACTGATCTTTTAAAAGGGGAGCTTGGTTTCCGTGGATTGGTCGTTACCGATGCCATGGAAATGAAAGGGGTAGTGAAGAATTTTAAAGATGGTGAAGCAGATGTCATGGGAGTTATTGCAGGAAATGATATTCTGGAACTTTCTGAGAATAGCAAGAGAGCAGTTAAATTGGTACGTCAGGCAGTGAGAGATGGAAGAATCAGTATGGAAAGGATTGATGAAAGTGTCCGGAAGATCCTGGTTGCTAAATACTGGGCAGGAGTTTATAAAAGAGATACTGTCAGCACACATAACGTTGCTGCTGAAGTTAACAGAGCAGAGAGCCTGGCTTTATTACAACAGCTGGCTGATGCATCCATGACTATTTTGAATGGTGATGGCGGAATAAAGTCGCTGGATTTAGCTAAAAGAACAGCTATTATTAGCATAGGCACACCTGATGTAACGGTGTTTCAACGGGAGTCAGGGAAATTATATCAAAATTGTATGTTCTTCAGTTTAGATAAAACTGCGAACGCAAATACAGTTGCCGGGGTGATGAAGCAGCTGGCTGGTTTTGATCAGGTGATTATTGGAATTCATGATACCAGGTTACGTCCTGGGAATGGAATGGAATTGAGTGGCGATTTGAAGATGCTGATCAGAGATATGGCAGCCAGGAATACAGTATTCGCATTATTTGCTAATCCATATAACCTGGCTGGTTTACCTGGAATAGAAAATGCAAAGTCTTTAGTAGTAGGGTACCAAAAAGAAGGTTATATGCAGAAAGCTGCGGCTGAGGTTATTGGTCATGTAAAAGTAGCTACTGGTAAATTGCCGGTTACTGTCAACAATTTCTTCCGGTTTAACGCTGGATTATAA